The Campylobacter curvus genome includes the window GTAAGAAACGGCGTGATCGGATATCAAATCCCAAGTTTCGCGGTCGCTTCTATCGCATTTTTATGGTGTATGTATGTTGAGACCGGCAGAAAGCCTTTTGACCTGGCAGAAGCCGAGCAAGAGCTTCAAGAGGGTCTGCTTGGCGAGTATGCAGGTAGCGATCTTGGTCTAGTTCAAGCAGCGCTTATCTTAAAACAATTTGCGATGATCGGCCTTTTCCTTACTATTTTCGAGCCTTGGAATTTTAGCAATCCATTCCTAGCCATCATAGTATTCGTGATCAAAACCGGAGTCTTTTACGTCGCTGCGGTCTTTATCGACAACTTCGGACCGCGCTTTAAAATGACATCGAGCTTACGCAGGAACGCTCTTGGCGCTCTAGCGATCTCGTTTGTAGCTTTAACGCTTTATGTTGTGGGGGTGTGAGATGGAAATATTAGATACATTAGCGATTTGTATGATAGTAACATCCCTAGCGGTATTTGGGCTTAGAAATTTAAAGCTCTCCGTCATCGTTTATGCTATTCAGACCTTGCTTCTTGTGAGTATATTTTTCCTACTTTCAAAGAAATTTGACGCCGAGCAGCTAAGCATGTGGGCGATCGTAGCTTTCTTTACGAAAGTCATCTTGGTGCCTGGCATCTTGCTTTGGCTCATCAAAAAGCTAAATGTAGTCAGCGAGGACGAGCCGGTAGCGGGATTTTTCGTAAGTCCTATCATAGCGATGGGATTTTCTTTGGCGCTTTCTATGAGTATCCATCCGATATTTTTGAAATTTTCTCTTATCAAAGAGGAGATCATGCTCATCGCAGCCGGAACGATTTTCATGATGGGGATTTTTGGCTTCATGCTAAGAAATTCTTTCATCAAGCAAATTTTGGCTTACTGCTTGTTTGAAAACGGCATACATCTAAGCCTTGCTTTGATGGCTTACAACTCACACGAGCTAGTCGAGCTTGGAATTTTGACAGATGCGATATTCGCCGTCATCATAATGAGCGTTCTTGCTATTAGATTTTATAAAGCTTATGACAGCCTTGATACGTCTAAGGCGTCAAATTTAAGGGGTTAGAGATGGATAGTTTGACTTTGATACTTATCTTACCGCTCCTTGGTGCGTTGCTTTTGTTCCTAAGCCCTAAAAGCTACGGAATTTTAAGCACTCTTCACGTGGTGGTTTCGGCTGTTACGTCTGTGGCTTTGCTTAGCAATGTGGCTAAGGTCTTAAGCGAAGGCACACTATATAGCTA containing:
- the hyfE gene encoding hydrogenase 4 membrane subunit, with the protein product MEILDTLAICMIVTSLAVFGLRNLKLSVIVYAIQTLLLVSIFFLLSKKFDAEQLSMWAIVAFFTKVILVPGILLWLIKKLNVVSEDEPVAGFFVSPIIAMGFSLALSMSIHPIFLKFSLIKEEIMLIAAGTIFMMGIFGFMLRNSFIKQILAYCLFENGIHLSLALMAYNSHELVELGILTDAIFAVIIMSVLAIRFYKAYDSLDTSKASNLRG